The following proteins are encoded in a genomic region of Nitrospiria bacterium:
- a CDS encoding pilus assembly protein PilP, with the protein MARFLTLGFVLGLITTVAAGCGGGSSPPASSAGKPGAVKRPEVPAVTAAAPEQNTGGQTPSPPPYVYVAEGRRDPFQSILVTLGSGKSLQSLPPLLRTEIGELRLIGIVWGGFGYSAMVQTPDGKGYTIHVGTPVGPNNGSVRKITERYLTIEEKYTDIFGAKKVREVRLDLHPQKEGSE; encoded by the coding sequence ATGGCCCGATTCTTGACCCTTGGATTTGTTTTGGGGTTGATCACGACGGTGGCCGCAGGATGCGGAGGAGGGTCGTCCCCTCCGGCCTCATCGGCAGGAAAACCGGGCGCGGTTAAACGTCCTGAAGTCCCGGCGGTGACGGCCGCGGCGCCCGAGCAGAACACGGGAGGCCAGACTCCATCGCCTCCTCCCTATGTCTATGTCGCCGAGGGACGTCGAGATCCATTCCAATCCATTTTGGTTACATTGGGTTCGGGTAAAAGCCTGCAAAGTCTTCCGCCTCTGTTGCGTACGGAGATCGGCGAACTTCGCCTGATCGGCATCGTTTGGGGGGGATTTGGATATTCCGCCATGGTCCAGACTCCGGACGGCAAAGGATACACCATTCACGTGGGAACTCCTGTGGGACCCAACAACGGATCGGTTCGAAAGATCACCGAGCGTTATCTGACCATCGAGGAAAAATATACCGATATTTTCGGTGCAAAAAAAGTGAGGGAAGTGAGGTTGGATCTTCATCCCCAAAAGGAGGGGAGCGAATGA
- the pilO gene encoding type 4a pilus biogenesis protein PilO, with protein sequence MNLDFIKNLPTYQKLLALFLINILIIAMFFWFFYLPQNNEVAGLRADIAKLDGEIGIQRAKVEKLDQLKKENAELEKQLAEKKEQLPPEAEVATLLKQVSDLGLRVGLDFKLWRPSAKKEDPSGLYSEIPVEVEVGGGYHTTALFFDSVSQLPRIVNITNIKMGSPHVERGRLMIQTAFVATAFAASEEKPASPDDKKKAQAGAKGKAAPAKSGKTGPPGGE encoded by the coding sequence ATGAATCTGGACTTTATTAAAAATCTTCCCACGTATCAGAAGCTCCTGGCCCTGTTTTTGATCAATATCCTCATCATCGCGATGTTTTTCTGGTTTTTTTATCTCCCTCAAAATAACGAAGTCGCGGGCTTGCGGGCTGATATTGCGAAATTGGATGGAGAGATTGGGATCCAACGCGCCAAAGTCGAGAAACTGGACCAGTTGAAAAAGGAAAACGCCGAACTCGAAAAGCAATTGGCGGAGAAAAAAGAGCAGCTTCCCCCGGAGGCGGAGGTTGCTACCTTGCTCAAACAGGTCTCCGATCTGGGGCTTCGGGTCGGTCTTGATTTCAAATTGTGGCGGCCTTCCGCCAAAAAGGAAGACCCTAGCGGTTTGTATTCAGAAATTCCGGTGGAGGTCGAAGTCGGGGGCGGGTATCACACCACCGCGTTGTTTTTTGACAGCGTGAGCCAGCTACCCCGAATTGTGAATATTACAAACATCAAGATGGGAAGCCCGCATGTGGAAAGAGGACGTTTGATGATCCAGACCGCTTTTGTGGCCACGGCCTTTGCGGCATCGGAGGAGAAACCGGCTTCTCCCGATGATAAAAAGAAAGCGCAGGCCGGCGCCAAGGGCAAAGCGGCCCCTGCCAAAAGCGGGAAAACCGGCCCGCCGGGGGGCGAATAA
- a CDS encoding PilN domain-containing protein, with product MIKINLLAIPKARKAKKQMEIQYEFVLAGVLIGFVVVACVYFWYLMNSQISRLHEEKTKASAELTVLKEKVKEVENYESNKKVLEDKNRIIEQLKKNQGAPVHLLDELSKSIEPLKIWLTTITEQGPTVDIEGKAITNADIVEFINNMKNSKFFSDIQLIESKQAIELNIPIYNFKLRCTMVI from the coding sequence ATGATCAAGATCAATTTATTGGCGATTCCAAAGGCGCGAAAAGCCAAGAAGCAAATGGAGATCCAGTACGAGTTCGTTCTGGCGGGCGTTCTAATCGGTTTTGTCGTGGTGGCCTGTGTCTATTTCTGGTATTTGATGAATTCTCAAATCAGCCGTCTTCACGAAGAAAAAACGAAAGCCAGCGCCGAATTGACGGTGTTGAAGGAAAAAGTCAAGGAAGTTGAAAACTACGAAAGTAACAAGAAGGTCCTGGAGGACAAGAATAGAATCATTGAACAGCTAAAGAAAAATCAAGGCGCCCCGGTGCATTTGCTGGACGAACTCAGTAAAAGCATTGAACCATTAAAAATCTGGCTGACCACCATCACGGAGCAGGGTCCGACGGTGGATATTGAAGGCAAAGCCATCACCAACGCCGACATCGTCGAATTTATCAACAATATGAAAAACTCGAAGTTTTTTTCCGATATTCAACTCATCGAATCGAAACAGGCCATTGAACTCAATATTCCTATATATAATTTCAAACTCCGTTGCACCATGGTGATCTGA